The proteins below are encoded in one region of Fulvia fulva chromosome 9, complete sequence:
- a CDS encoding Transcriptional activator ARO80, whose protein sequence is MDGSMEMSNGDGGHHSSSPESPGARPSATKREGREKSEREKRTYRACLHCRQRKSRCDLYSSGEPGRPPCERCIREQHECILGGSRRGGRRVKRSTSDAANANTQPQNQVPSIDSVIRPVPLPHLRTDQHDPHTRQQCLPSWSALNPDSRILPPLSQQDGPATPTAKMTVDETVASTDLQNPADALEFLANVAERDSGSNQLPPMHSSVYGRPSSRLNVPGLDGSRPSNQPTPNNVIDYPPLTKGQLSLEMLQALLYRYEDKYHPFFPLANPAAMDPSNLPTIAAQEPHLLAAILTVASKDEKDWWQVHDDCSTHMQSLVASLVYSGSGSVEAVEAMLILAEWVPRRPHNTPSIGRGEEDQAAWMYVGTAIRLGYLLGIDRTGFRAESESQTADLNRKRLAWASCYMSDRQISVRIGKAFWSRGPGPMTALRAQDFPSLYPRLHRHDDFAAIYQANLELTQLFSNAHDVLYATKSRSNQLNYGGEYVKYIDDFRVALRHWNDQWGVFTCSPPLKASLILSYEYLRLYVNAFAYQATLNRLINQMKEAIDNGEKPRGPAYPFADMAATPDARFIYDAIDAAKALLSTFCSFVDPQDTFRFMPLRYYLYVIYSAVFLYKARSTGVMGGDTRGSVKRLISDTMDNLQKSSACPNDVGERYSRLIKLLWRKAPSRGSIAVPNEMPRPGTAQLSQPNDQGMPNRGEPNPTEIPPPSINQFSWLDLGAVGDFAVENNNSIAGSMMDNLDRFEDSSADGFSQFDPSLMVSPQQFPWNGLSPNGIIF, encoded by the exons ATGGACGGCTCGATGGAGATGAGCAACGGCGACGGCGGCCACCACAGCAGCAGTCCGGAGAGTCCTGGAGCACGCCCCAGCGCTACCAAGAGGGAGGGTCGCGAAAAGTCGGAGCGTGAGAAGCGCACCTATAG GGCATGCCTTCACTGCCGCCAGCGGAAGTCGCGTTGCGATCT ATACAGCAGTGGGGAGCCTGGCAGGCCTCCCTGTGAGAGATGCATTCGGGAGCAACACGAATGTATCCTTGGCGGCTCTCGTCGTGGCGGTCGGCGCGTGAAGAGGAGCACTTCTGATGCTGCCAACGCCAACACTCAACCTCAAAATCAAGTGCCTAGCATCGACAGTGTCATCAGACCCGTACCGCTACCGCATCTTCGTACAGATCAGCATGACCCGCACACTCGACAGCAATGCCTGCCGAGCTGGAGCGCCCTCAATCCGGACTCACGGATCCTGCCGCCTTTGTCACAGCAAGATGGGCCCGCAACTCCCACTGCTAAGATGACTGTAGACGAGACCGTTGCTTCGACCGACTTGCAGAACCCGGCCGATGCTTTGGAATTCCTTGCCAACGTAGCGGAACGTGATTCTGGAAGTAATCAGCTGCCCCCAATGCATAGCTCAGTCTATGGCAGGCCATCGAGTCGTCTGAATGTGCCCGGCCTCGATGGCTCGCGGCCGTCGAACCAGCCCACGCCTAATAATGTCATCGACTACCCACCTCTCACCAAGGGTCAGCTTAGCCTGGAGATGTTGCAAGCATTGCTATATCG ATATGAGGACAAGTACCACCCATTCTTTCCACTAGCCAATCCTGCCGCCATGGACCCAAGCAACCTGCCGACCATCGCTGCCCAGGAACCACATCTACTAGCCGCGATCTTGACTGTGGCTTCGAAAGACGAGAAGGACTGGTGGCAAGTACATGATGACTGCTCGACGCACATGCAGTCTTTAGTGGCTAGTCTTGTCTACAGTGGCTCTGGATCTGTAGAGGCTGTGGAGGCCATGCTCATTCTCGCTGAATGGGTACCACGCAGGCCGCATAATACTCCGTCCATCGGGCGTGGCGAGGAAGACCAGGCGGCATGGATGTATGTTGGTACAGCCATACGACTGGGCTACCTCCTTGGCATTGACAGGACCGGCTTCCGTGCAGAGAGTGAATCACAGACTGCGGACCTCAATCGGAAACGTCTTGCCTGGGCCAGCTGCTACATGAGTGACCGGCAGATCTCAGTCAGAATAGGCAAAGCTTTCTGGTCGCGAGGCCCTGGACCTATGACGGCGTTGCGGGCGCAAGACTTTCCTAGTCTTTACCCACGCCTGCACAGGCACGATGACTTTGCGGCCATCTACCAGGCTAATCTGGAGCTGACCCAGCTATTCAGCAATGCTCACGATGTTCTCTATGCGACCAAAAGCCGATCGAACCAGCTCAACTACGGAGGAGAGTATGTGAAGTATATTGACGACTTTCGTGTTGCTCTTCGGCACTGGAACGACCAATGGGGCGTATTCACATGTTCGCCGCCACTCAAAGCAAGCTTGATTTTATCATATGAGTATCTTCGTCTCTACGTCAACGCCTTCGCCTACCAGGCAACTTTGAACCGCCTCATCAACCAGATGAAGGAGGCTATCGACAACGGAGAGAAGCCACGTGGACCCGCTTACCCATTCGCGGATATGGCTGCTACTCCCGATGCGCGCTTCATCTACGATGCTATCGATGCCGCAAAAGCCTTGCTCAGCACATTCTGCAGCTTTGTCGATCCTCAAGACACGTTTCGGTTCATGCCGTTACGATACTATCTCTACGTGATCTATTCGGCAGTCTTTCTGTACAAGGCACGATCCACTGGCGTGATGGGTGGCGACACGAGAGGATCTGTGAAGCGACTGATCAGTGACACGATGGACAACCTGCAGAAATCGAGTGCCTGCCCGAATGACGTTGGAGAGCGGTATTCGCGATTGATCAAGCTGCTTTGGAGAAAGGCACCCAGCAGAGGCAGTATCGCCGTACCGAACGAGATGCCAAGACCAGGAACTGCGCAACTCAGTCAGCCCAACGACCAGGGCATGCCCAATCGTGGGGAGCCAAATCCGACGGAGATCCCACCACCATCGATCAACCAATTCAGCTGGCTGGATCTAGGCGCTGTTGGTGACTTCGCTGTCGAGAACAACAACTCCATTGCTGGAAGCATGATGGACAATCTGGATCGATTCGAAGACAGCTCTGCCGATGGCTTCTCTCAGTTTGACCCAAGCTTGATGGTATCTCCACAACAGTTTCCTTGGAATGGACTGTCGCCCAATGGCATCATTTTCTGA
- a CDS encoding MFS transporter asaE has protein sequence MHLSQQPSKSSLDGKDRLEKNDRNRAISNLVTDVNSSEPTHDSSEATASTEAEGQRDVEKGGTAATTSGPPPGAFDPRENPDGGPQAWLCVFGAFRCLFCSFVAWIPSLEVFMNFALGTFVGAIFDRYGHRWLLLVGTFLHGFGLMMTSFSTEFYQFILAQRTCSPIGVGMIFFPALSTISTWFFKKRAFAFGIVAAGSSLGGVVLPIMVDRLNRQIGFAWSMRTTAFLILALMIIANLTITSRMPPNRAASFRLGAFAEPLKELRCVLTVFGSFLFYLGTFMPINYIATEAISYGMNESLATYLVSILNTVSLFGRILPGYIAEKIGRFNVMILTCFLSSLHVLALWIPAKSNARIIVFAALYGFASGAFVSMAPSVIAQISGVRKIGVRTGTFFAMVSVAGLVSNPIGGALVERWEGGM, from the exons ATGCATCTCAGCCAACAGCCGTCAAAGTCGTCTCTGGATGGGAAAGACCGTCTAGAGAAGAACGACCGCAACCGAGCCATCTCCAACCTCGTCACTGATGTCAACTCGAGCGAGCCAACGCATGACAGCTCCGAGGCTACAGCCTCAACAGAAGCAGAAGGACAACGTGATGTCGAGAAAGGAGGAACTGCAGCTACAACCAGCGGTCCACCACCTGGCGCTTTCGACCCGCGAGAGAACCCAGACGGAGGACCACAGGCATGGCTCTGCGTATTTGGCGCCTTCCGTTGTCTCTTCTGCTCGTTCG TAGCCTGGATCCCATCGCTGGAGGTCTTCATGAACTTCGCTCTGGGTACCTTCGTTGGCGCAATTTTCGATCGGTATGGTCATCGCTGGCTGCTCCTCGTGGGCACCTTCCTGCACGGTTTTGGTTTGATGATGACTTCGTTCTCCACAGAATTCTACCAGTTCATCCTAGCGCAGAGAACCTGCTCGCCCATCGGCGTCGGCATGATCTTCTTCCCAGCCCTGAGTACAATCAGTACCTGGTTCTTCAAAAAG CGCGCCTTCGCCTTTGGCATCGTCGCAGCCGGCTCCTCCCTAGGCGGCGTAGTCCTCCCCATAATGGTCGACCGCCTCAACCGCCAAATCGGCTTCGCCTGGTCCATGCGCACCACCGCCTTCCTCATCCTCGCCCTCATGATCATCGCAAACCTCACCATAACCTCCCGCATGCCACCCAACCGCGCCGCCTCTTTCCGTCTTGGAGCTTTCGCAGAGCCATTAAAGGAACTCCGATGCGTCCTCACAGTGTTTGGGTCCTTCCTCTTCTACTTGGGAACGTTTATGCCTATCAACTACATCGCCACCGAAGCGATTTCATACGGTATGAACGAGAGTCTAGCAACCTACCTCGTCAGCATCCTCAACACCGTCTCCCTCTTCGGACGGATTCTACCCGGCTACATCGCGGAAAAAATCGGCCGTTTCAACGTTATGATCCTTACCTGCTTCCTCTCCTCCCTCCACGTCCTAGCCCTCTGGATCCCGGCAAAATCTAACGCACGCATCATCGTGTTTGCGGCCCTTTATGGCTTTGCGAGTGGGGCGTTTGTATCTATGGCGCCGAGTGTGATTGCGCAGATTAGTGGTGTGAGGAAGATTGGAGTGAGGACGGGGACGTTTTTTGCGATGGTTAGTGTGGCGGGCTTGGTTAGTAATCCTATAGGAGGCGCGTTGGTTGAGAGGTGGGAGGGGGG CATGTAG